In the Xanthobacteraceae bacterium genome, ATGCATACATTATTCCAGAGATTCGTTGATGCGCTGCGCGAATTTCCCCGCTGCACGCGCTAACCGGAAATCGACTCTGACGATTCCGATAGAGTGCCTCTATTACCTCGCGCTGCTTGCGAGTGAGTCGCATGCTACACGTGCTGCATGCGTTTCATTTTAGAACGGCACCCTGGGGTGTGAGGCCAACATTCCGGTGCCACGGCAGCATCGTTCATTGCGGATAGTGATTGAGAGAGGAGTAGCCCGACTGAAATGCGTCGTGCAGCAGAGAAACCAGATGATTCTCAAGGGCTTCTGCAGACCTTCCCATACAGAAAAATAATGTTATAGTTCATAACTAATTCACCGGACTTCGATCCCATGAGCAATGCCGCTCTACCCGCTGCGTTAAACGCTTTGCCGAATTCGTTGCGTGTCTCGCTTGATGGCGAGATCGCGATCCTCAAACTCTCGCGCGCAGAGAAACGCAACGCATTGAACGAGGATATTGTCCGCGGCCTTCAGCACTTCTTCGAGAACGTGCCCGCCAGTGTGAAGGCGGTCGTGATCCACGGTGACGGAGAACATTTCTCCGCGGGTCTCGATCTGTCCGATCTCACGGAAACCAATTTCACTTCCGGTTTTCATCATTCGCGGATGTGGCATCACGCGTTCGAGCGGATCGAGTTCGGACCGGTACCGGTGGTTTCCGTTCTGCATGGCGCGGTCGTCGGCGGCGGGCTGGAGCTTGCCTGCTCGACGCATGTCCGCGTCGCCGAGCCCTCCGCGTTCTACGCGTTACCGGAAGGAAGCCGCGGCATCTTCGTTGGCGGCGGCGGTTCGGTGCGTATTCCGCGTCTGATCGGCACCGCGAAGACGATGGACATGATGCTGACGGGGCGAGTGTTCAACGCGGAAGACGGCCAGCAGATCGGCATCTCAAATTATCTGGTGGCGAACGGCGAGGGCCTCGCGAAAGGCGTCGAGCTTGCGAAACGCATCGCAAACAATGCGCCGCTCACCAATTTCGCGATCACGCAGGTCATGCCGCGCATTGCGGAATTCGACACGGCCGGCGGCTATGTGGTCGAGGCGATGATTTCGTCCGTTGCTTCCTCCGACCCGGAAGCGAAGGAACGCCTGCGCGCATTTCTGGAAAAGCGCGGACCGAAAGTGGTCCGCTGACACGAGTCCCGCGAACGGGACCGGATAAAGGGAGAGGCGGCGATGCCGGAGCCGGTGCGCCGGGAAAATTCGCGGGAGCACGATGTGCCCGTGCGCAACGTACGGCTTGGTTCGCTCGAACCAGCAGTCGAGCGGCGTGCCGACGGCGTGATCTATTTGAAATGCAAGGCGCCGCTGGCAGCCTATCCGGACAAGATCACCGAACGGCTCGATCACTGGGCGCGCGAAACGCCGGAAAACATATTCATGGCGGAGCGTGCGGGCGAAGGCTGGCGCGAGAGCAGCTATGTGCAGACGCGCCGTATTGCCCGCAACATCGGCGAAGCGCTGCTGCAGCGGAATCTTTCCGCGGAGAGGCCGATCGTTATCCTTTCCGGCAACGGCCTCGACCATCAATTCCTGAGCCTCGGCGCGCTTTATGCGGGGATTCCCTACGCGCCGGTTTCTCCTGCCTATTCGCTGGTCTCGCAGGATTTCGCGAAGCTGCGCGAAATCTTCACGCTGCTGACGCCGGGCCTTGTCTTCGTCAGCGACGGGGCGATGTTCGCGAAAGCAATCGAAGCCGTCGTGCCGGAAGGCGTCGAGATCGTCGTCGTGAAGAACCCGGTTCCGGCGCGCCCCTGCACGCTGTTCGGTGACCTGATGCAAGCCGAGGCGGGCGAGGCGCTGGAAACGGCGCACGCGAAGATCGGCCCCGATACCATTGCGAAGTTTCTTTTCACTTCCGGTTCGACCGGCGTGCCGAAGGCGGTCATCAACACGCAGCGTATGCTGTGCGCCAATCAGGTGATGTTGCGCTCCGCGCTTGCGTTCTTTCAGGATGAGCCGCCGGTGACGCTGGACTGGGCGCCATGGCACCACACTGCGGGCGGCAATCACGATGTCGGCCTCGTATTGTATAACGGCGGCACGTTCTACATCGACGAAGGCAAACCCGCGCCGGGCGCAATCGAAGCCACCGTACGCAACCTGCGCGACGTCGCCTGCACCTGGTACTTCAATGTGCCGAAAGGCTACGAGGTGCTGATCCCGTATCTGCGCGCCGACAAGGCATTGCGCGAAACGTTCTTCAGCAAGCTGAAAGTGCTGTGGTTCGCGGGCGCGGCGCTGTCGCAGCCGGTATTCGACGCGATGAAGGAACTGGCGGTCGAAACCTGCGGCGAGCGTATTCCGTTTCTCACCGGCCTCGGCTCCACCGAAACCGCGCCGTTCGCGCTGGGCCGCATGTGGGACAGCGAGCACTCGACCAACATGGGCCTGCCCGCGCCGGGCATCGAACTGAAACTCGTCCCCGCGCAGGGCAAGCTCGAAGCGCGGCTGCGTGGGCCGAACATTACGCCCGGCTACTGGCGGCAGCCGGAACTGACGAAGGCAGCTTTCGACGAGGAAGGATTCTATCGCCTCGGCGACGCGCTCAAATTCGAGGACCCGACCCACCCGGAGAAAGGCCTGCTGTTCGACGGGCGGCTCACCGAAGATTTCAAACTGTCTACCGGAACCTGGGTGAGCGTCGGCCCTCTGCGCACGCAGATCATGAACCGCTTCCAGCCCTATATGCGCGACGTCGTGCTTGCGGGCGAGAACGAAAACGAAATCACCGCCCTCGGCGTGCCCGACATGCCGGCGATCCGCGCGTTGCATCCCGAACTCGATAAAAGCCTTTCCGACGCGGAAGTGCTTGCCGCGAAGCCCGTGCGCGTGCGCGTACAGGAGCGCCTCCGCGCTTTCATTCGCGACAGCACCGGCAGCTCGAATTGCCTGATTCGCGTCCTGCTGCTGGACGAGCCGCCGTCGATGGACGCGGGCGAGATGACCGACAAAGGCTCGCTCAACCAGCGCGCACTGCTCGCGCGCCGCGCGCATTTGGTGAAAGAACTCTATGCAAGCCCGCCGTCCGTGCGGGTGATCGCAGCGGAAGGAAACTGACATGACGGCAAAGGGATTGAGCGCAAGCTGGAACGATGTGTGGCTGGTCGACGGCGTGCGCACGCCGTTCGTCGATTACACTGGTGCGCTGTCGCAGGTTTCGCCGACCGACCTCGGCATCAAGGCCGCGCGCGCGGTTTTCGCGAAGACTTCCATCTCTCCCGAAGACACCGGCATTGTCGTCACCGGCAACATGGCGCAGGCGAGTTTCGACGCCTACATGCTGCCGCGCCATGTCGGTCTTTACTCCGGCGTGCCGATCGAGGTGCCCGCACACATGGTGCAGCGCGTATGCGGCACAGGCATCGAAGTCATCATGCAGGCGGCGGACGCAATCACGCATCGCGGCGCGAACCTCGCGCTCTGCGTCGGTGCGGAATCCATGAGCCGCAATCCGGTCGCGAACTACACTTCGCGCAGCGGTTTCCGCATGGGGCAGGTTGAGTTCAGGGACTTCCTCTGGGAAGCGCTGCTCGATCCTGCCGCCGATGTCACGATGGGTCACACGGCGGAGAACCTCGCGCAGAAATACCAGATCACGCGCGCGGAAGTGGATGCCTTCGCCGCGCGTTCCTTCGAGCGCGCCTTGAGTGCGCAACAAAGCGGTTTCCTCGCAGGTGAGATTACGCCGGTCATCACGGAGCAATTCGCCCGCGAGGGCTACAATGCACGCGGCATCAAGCTCTCCGGCAAGATCGACGCGGTGAAGGACGATACGCATATTCGCCCGTCGCCGGTCGAACAGCTCGCGAAGATCCGTCCCGCTTTCGGCGGCGTGCAGACCGGCGGCAATTCTTCCGCCATCGTCGATGGTGCGGCTGCCGCACTGGTCGCATCCGGCGATTACATAAAGAAGAACGGCAAGACGCCGCTTGCGCGCGTCGTTGCCGGTGCGGCGGTCGGTTGCCCGCCGGAGATCATGGGCATCGGGCCTGTGCCTGCGATCAAGGCGGTGCTGGAAAAAGCCGGACTCAAGCTGTCCGACATAGATCGCTTCGAGATCAACGAAGCATTCGGCGCGCAGGTCATGGCCTGTGCGCGCGAACTCGGCCTCGACGAGAACAAGCTCAACGTGAACGGCGGCGCCATCGCTATCGGTCATCCGCTGGGCGCAACCGGCGTGCGGCTTTCCGTGACGCTGGCGCGCGAACTGTCGCGCACGGGCTTGCGTTACGGCATCGCATCGGCTTGCATCGGGGGCGGGCAGGGCATCGCGCTGCTCGTCGAAAACATGAACGCCAAACAGTCACGGATGAATTGAGATGGATGTAAAAGGACACGCCGCGCTCGTAACGGGCGGAGGCTCCGGTCTCGGCGCGGCCACCGCCGCCGCACTGGCCGCCGCTGGCGCGAAGGTCGCGCTGCTCGACGTCAATCTGGATGCCGCGAAAGCGCATGCCGAAAAGATCGGTGCGATCGCCATCAAGTGCGACGTATCCGATTCCGATAGCGCTGTCGCCGCCGTGAAGGAAGCGCGCGAGAAGAATGGTGTCGCGCGCGTGCTCATCAACTGCGCCGGCATCGGCACGCCGAAGAAGATTCTCGGCCGCGAAGGCCCGCAGCCGCTCGCCGATTTCGACCGCGTGATCCGCATCAACCTGATCGGTTCGTTCAACCTGATGCGCCTGATGGCTGCCGATTTGCAGAACGCGGAAGCGCTCGCCGACGGCGAACGCGGCGTCATCATCTCGACCGCCTCGGTCGCGGCTTACGAAGGCCAGATCGGTCAGGCGGCTTATGCCGCGTCGAAGGGCGGCATCGTCGGCCTCACGTTGCCGGCGGCGCGCGAGCTTGCGCAGTTCGGCATCCGCGTGCTTGCAATTGCGCCGGGCATTTTCCTTACGCCGATGTTGCTTGGCCTTTCGGAAGACGTGCAGCGCAGCCTTGCCGCCTCGGTGCCGTTCCCGAAACTGCTCGGCAAGCCGGAACAGTATGCCGCGCTCGCGATGGAGATGGTGCGCAACACTTATCTCAATGGCGAAGTGGTGCGTATCGACGGCGCGCTCCGCATGGCGCCCAAATAATGTTCGTCAATCGCAGGCTGGTGCGGATCGAGTGGGGCGACTGCGACCCCGCGGGCATCGTGTTCTACCCGCGTTACTTTGCGATGTTCGATCACTCGACCGCGATGCTGCTCGAAGCCGCGACCGGCCTGACGAAGTACCAGATGCGCGAGCGCTACGATTTCGTCGGCTTCCCGATGGTCGATACCGGCGCGAAGTTCATCATCCCCTCGAAGTTCGGCGACGACATCGTGATTGAGTCGGCGGTGGAGAGCTTCGGCCGGTCGAGCTTCAACGTGATCCACAAGGTCTGGAAGGGCGACGCGCTGGCAATCGAAGCGCGCGAGACGCGGGTCTGGGCGGGCAGACATCCCGACGATCCGTCGCGGATGAAATCAAAGCCGGTCCCTGATGAGATCGTCGCCCGGCTGCTCGGCCGCACCACCATCGACGTCTAGCCGCCGCCATCCTCGTCGCCGGGGCCGATCGCCTCGACCACGCCATGCAGTAATTTCAGAAGCTGTTTGCGGCCTTCCTCGCCGATCACGCCCGCGATTCTTTCTTCGTGCTCGATGGCGCGCACGCGCATTTCTTTCATCAGCGACGCGCCTTTCTCGGTGAGCCGAAGCGCATAGGAACGGCGGTCGGTGGCGACCGCTTCGCGTTTCGCGATCCCGCGTCGCTCCAGCGTATCGAGAATGGCGACGAGATTGGCGCGCTTGATGCCGAGCGCTTCCGAAATCTGCGATTGTTTGAGGCCGGGATTGGAGTCGATCACGGTCATCACGCCGTAATGCACCGGGCGGATGCCGAGGTCGTCGAAGAAGCGCAGGAAATCGTTGAAGGCAGCGAATTGCGCGCGGCGCAGCATGTAGCCGGAAAGCGTGGGCAGGTCGCCGAGATCGACCTTACCGTTGGCGTCTTCTGTTTTGTTCGCTTTACCCGATGCCATGGGCGTTTCTAACGCGAGTTGCCTGTGACGCGAAGCCGAAAGGCGGCGCCCTGCTCAGGTGTTCTCGATTGCCGCGAGACGCTGGCGCAGTTCGTCGCGTTGCGCGGGCGTGAGCGGTACCAGCGGCGGCCGTACCCGCTCCCAGCCGCGGTGATCGTAGCGCTGCGCCAGCACGGCCTTGACCGCTGAGATCAGCGGATACGACGCGATCAGCTTGCGGATCGTATCGGCGCGCTGATGCTTGCTTGCGATGTCCGGCGACTTCCAGCCATCGAACAGCGCGCGGATTTCCTTCACATGCGTGTTCGCGGTGGCGGAGATGCAACCGGCCGCGCCCTTGCCCATCGCTTCGACCAGCAGCGACTCGGAGGAGGGGAAGATCGAAAAGCCCGGAAGGTTTTCCAGAAGCGCGTTCAGATACGCGACGTCGCCCGAACTGTCCTTGATGCCGACGACGGTTTCGGGGAGCGCCTCGCGCAGGCGCTGGATCAGAGGCAGCGACCACACCAGACCGGTCTGCTGCGGGAAGTTGTAGAGATAAATTTGCAGGCGCTTGTTGTTCACGCGCGCGATGACTTCGGAAACGAAGTCGAACAGGCCCTCGTCGGTGACGCCCTTGTAATAGAACGGCGGCAATAGCAACGAACCCTTCACGCCGAGTTCGGCGGCGTGCTTCGTCAGCTTCACCGCGTCGCCGAAAGAAGAAGCGCCCGTGCCGGGCAGGAGCCGCGCTGGGTCGATGCCGGAGGCTGCGAGTTTTTCGAGCAGGCTTTTACGCTCGTCGAAATCGAGTGAGTTCGCTTCGCTGGTGGTGCCGAGCACCGCAAGGCCGTGTGCGCCTTCGCGCAACAGCTCGTGGCAGAATGCGAGATAGCGCTCCAGATCGACGGAGCGGTCCTCCCGGAACGGCGTTGCCGCGGGAGGCCAGACACCTTGCGCAAGATTCATTGTTTCTTCTCGGAACGGAACAGGCGCTCGGCATTGCCGAACGCGATTTTGTCGGCGTGCTCTTTCGGGAGCTGGCCGAGCCAGTTGCGGTAATTCTTGATCAGGTTGTCGTACTGGAACCAGCGTTCGGTGATCCACGTATCCGTGCCGAGCAGGAAGCGGTCGGAATGGGTGGTGAACAGCTCGCGCCATTCCGGCGTCAGGTTGCCGGACGAGTCCGTGATGCCTCCACGGAACGAAAGCTCGCCCATCAGCGTCGGATATTTCTTGAACAATGCTTTCAGGTCGGCGGGCGAGGTGGAAAAGCCCGTATGCGCCCAGATGATGCGCGCGCCCTTGTCGTGCGAAAACAAAATCTCCAGCGCCTGCTCGTCGCAATGCGCATGGATATAGAGATCCTTCTCGACCGCGAAGCGCACCAGCTTCGCCGCATACTCGCTGGCGGCGGCCTTGCCGTAGATATGGAATTCGCCGACGCCGCGATAATAGCCGCGCTTGTATTCTTCGAGCACCATCTCGTAGATCGACGGGTCGTTGAACCAGGTCGGAATATCGGCGCGCGTCTTGTATTGCCTGATGAACGGCACCACCCAGACGTCGCTCTGCTTCGCTTCCACCAGCGCGACGGTGCCGACATTCGGGCGGCTGGTGGCAAGGATGCCCTTGATGTTGTTGCGTTTGAAGATTTCGAGCACCTGCTCGACATTATAATAAGGCTTCGGTTCCCAGTTGTAGTGCAGGTGCGCGTCGAAGATCGGCCCTTGATATTGCGCAAGTGCGGGCTTGGTGCCCGCAAGGACAAGCAAGGCAAGCGCGCCGATAACGGCAGATTTGAAGAAAAAACGCATGGCAAGGAGCATCCTGTAGCGGGCCTCGCGGAGACTGCCGGAAGTATTCGCGGCGTCAAGCCGCAGCGCGAAGCGGCCGTTCCCTAGCACGCTTCCATGCCCAGCCTGTATAGAAGGCACATGCGCATCATCGGTCTTGCCGGCTGGAGCGGTTCGGGAAAAACGACACTGGTGGCGCGGGTCATCCCCGTGCTGGTCGGCCGGGGCATTTCCGTTTCCACCGTGAAGCACGCGCACAAGGGCTTCGACGTCGATCTGCCGGGGAAGGATTCGCACCGGCACCGCACCGCCGGGGCCACCGAAGTCTTCGTCACGTCGGGCATCCGCTGGGCGCATATCCGCGAATTGCGGAACGAGCCGGAACCCGACCTGGAAGACATCGTGAAGATCATGAACCCGGTCGATCTCCTGATCGTGGAAGGATTCAAGCGGCACCGCCACCCGAAACTGGAAATCCACCGCGCCGAAGTGGGCAAGCCGCTGCTGCATCCGGACGACGAGTATATCGTCGCGATTGCGTCCGACGGCCCGCTCCCGCAAGCAAAAGTGCCCGTGATTTCGCTCGACGACATCGAGAAGGTCGCGGACGTACTGACCGCCGAGGCGATGCCTGCCGAGCGAATGCGCGGCGCCGCGCGCTGAAACGAAACCGGCGCCGCGATTATGCGCTACGCGACGTTCTTCGAATAAGTCTTGCCGTAGGTCTCGCGCAAAACGTTCTTTTGCACCTTGCCCATCGCATTGCGGGGCAGGTCGTCGGCGAAGAACACGCGTTTCGGCTGTTTGAACTTCGCGAGCCTGCCTTCGAGCGCGGCCAGCACATCGGCTTCCGCGAGCGTTGAATCCTTCGCGCGCACCACGACGGCGGTCACGCCTTCGCCGAGGTCGGGATGCGGCACGCCGATCACGGCGGATTCGACCACGCCCGTAATCGCGTCGATCTCGCCTTCGACTTCCTTCGGGTAGACGTTGAATCCGCCGGAGATGACGAGGTCTTTCGCGCGGCCGACGATATGGACGTAGCCACGCTCGTCAATCTTGCCGACGTCGCCGGTGATGAAGAAGCCGTCCGCGCGGAATTCCGCTGCGGTCTTCTCCGGCATGCGCCAGTAGCCGCCGAACACATTCGGGCCTTTGACTTCGATCACGCCGATCTCGCCCTGCGGCAGGACTTTCCCGGTTTCGGCATCCGCGATGCGCAGGCTCACGCCGGGCAACGGGAAACCGACCGTGCCGGGCACGCGGTCGCCGTCATAGGGGTTCGACGTATTCATGTTGGTTTCGGTCATGCCGTAGCGCTCAAGCAACGCGTGGCCGGTCAGTTCCGAGAATGCGCGATGCGTTTCCGCGAGCAGCGGCGCGGAGCCGGAAACGAACAGGCGCATGTGCTTCGTCGCTTCGCGCGTCAGCCCCGGATGTTCGACGAGACGGACATAGAATGTCGGAACGCCCATCATCGAGGTCGCCTTCGGCATCAGGCGCATGACTTCATTGGCGTCGAATTTCGACAGGAAGATCATCGACGCATGGGCCAGCAGGACCACGTTGGTCGCAACGAACAGCCCATGCGTGTGGTAGATCGGCAGCGCGTGCAGCAGCACGTCCTTCCCGGTGAAGCGCCAGTAGTCTTTCAGCACCTGCGCGTTCGAGAGCAGGTTGTCTTGCGATAGCATCGCGCCTTTCGAGCGCCCGGTCGTGCCCGATGTATAGAGAATGGCCGCGAGGTCGCTTGCCCCGCGCGCAACCGTTTCGACGTCCGGCGCATCCGCGACATTCGCGAGCAGCGTGCCGTCGCCGCCGGTGCCGAGCGTCTCCACCCGCGCCACGCCGAGTTTCTTCGCGAGCGCGCGCACGCCTTCCTCGTTCTCCGGTTTGCAGACCACGACGCGAGGCTCGGCATCGCCGAGGAAATATTCCAGTTCGGCGAGCGGATAGGCGGTGTTCAGCGGCAGGAATACCGCGCCCGCGCGCACACAACCGAGGTAGAGCGCGAGGCTCTGCCACGATTTCTCGACTTGCACGGCGACACGGTCGCCCGGCTGCGCGCCGCAGCGGATCAGGTGCGAGGAGATTTTTTCCGCCAGTGCAAACACGTCGCCATAGCTGCGGGTGCTGCCGTCGGAGAGTTCGATCAGGGTCTTGGCGTCGTCGCGTGCGCCGCCGCGGAGTGCGTCATAGAGATAGTTCATGGCCGCTAGGGAGCGCATGAACGCCTCGGCGTCAACCGTGCTGGAGCGCCGCCCATTCGCCGATGATCGCGGCGATGCCATCCAGCCCATCGGTCAGTGCCGCCGGGCCGGGTTGCAGGATCAGCGCCGATTTGATCTCGCGCACGAACCCGTCACGCACCGCCGGGATTACGGCATAGCCCGCGCGCGCCGCAACCTTTTCGGGGCGGAATTTCTTCCCGCACCATGAGCCGATGATGATGTCGGGCCGTGCCGCGATCACGTCGGCTTCCGCGATGATGCGGTCCTTCGCGAGCGATTTTCCGGCGAGTTCGGGGAAGCACTCCACGCCGCCCGCTGCCTCGATCAGTTCGGATACCCAGCCGATGCCCGTGATCGGCGGCTCGTCCCATTCCTCGAAATAGACCCGCGGTCGCAGGGGAAGGCTTGCGGCAAAGGCTTTCGCCGCATCCAGCCGTTCGCGCAATTCGCTGTTCAGCCGCGCGCCTTTGGCGGGTTCGCCCACCAGCGCCGCCACGGTCACGATCATTCCGAAGATGCCGTCCACGGTCCGGTGGTTGAAGGCATGCACGGCAATGCCGGACTTGATGAGGCTGGCCGCGATCTCGGCCTGCAAATCGGAGAAGGTCAGGACCAGGTCTGGTTCGAGGGCGAGAATTTTTGGAACGTCAGCCGAGATGAACGCCGAGACGCGCGGCTTCTCCCGGCGGACACGGGCAGGACGCACCGCGTAGCCGGAAACCCCCACGATCCGCGCCTCCTCGCCGAGCAGATAGAGTGTTTCGACCGTTTCCTCGGTCAGGCAGACGATTCTGCGGGGCGGAAAGGCGGTCATCGGGGGTTCGGAAACTGCCGGACGGTCATTTGAAACAGGCCGATTTTAGCCAGTCATAGGCGCTGCCGGGGCCTCTGGAAAACCCGTTGCACTGCGGCATGTTCTGCGTGACTTTACGAGGGTCTGGTGGGTATACCCGCCGCGCGCGAATCGCCGCGCCATGGAATTTCCTCGAGGAGGGCTGCAATGGATTTCGGCTGGATCATCGCGCGTGTGCAGAACATTCTGATGCGCCCCAAGGACGAATGGTACGTCGTTGACGGAGAAGAAGGCAGCGTCCAGCAGGTCTTCACCTACGCAGCGGTCGTGGCGGCGATCCCGGCATTGCTTGGCCTGCTGATCGGGTTGATCTACATCGGCCCGTTCGCGATCGTGAACGCGGTTATCGGTTACGCCTTCACCTTCGGCTTTCTCTATGTCGCGGCGCTGATCGTCGATTTCCTCGCGCCGAACTTCGACACCGAGAAGCATTTTCCGAGCGCGCTGAAGCTCGTGACCTATTCGGCGACGCCGGGCTGGGTTGCGGTGGCGCTCTCGTATGTCCTCGGCCTGATCCCGGCGCTCGGCGCCATTCTCGCGCTGCTGCTGCTGATCGCCGCGATCGTCTACTACGTTTACCTGTTCTATTACGGCATCCTCATCCTGATGCGCGCACCGGTAAACAAGGCGATCGGTTACACGGCGGCTTCGATCGGCATCATGTTTGCGGCGGCTTTCGTGTTCGGCATGATCCTCGCCGCGCTTCGCCTCGCGATCTGAGATTACTTCGCCAGCAATACGTCACGGCAGCCGGCCGGAAGCTCCGACATTTTCAGCGGAGGTTTCGGCTTCGGCTTCACCTTGGGCGGCGGCGGATTGATGATGCTCTCGCGGAACCAGCTTTCCAGTTCCGCGCCGCAGCCATCGTCGCCGCCGGGTTCCGGCTGCGGCGTGCAGGCCGGGCTGTCGGCCGGGCACTTCATGCGGACGTGCATGTGATAGTCGTGTCCCCAGTAGGGGCGGACTTTCGTCAGCCACGCCCGTTCGCTGCCCGCTTCGCGGCATAGCGCTTTCTTGATCGCGGCGTTGACGAAGATGCGCTCGACCAGCGGGTCTTCCGCCGCGGTGCGGATCACGCGCACATGCCCCGGCGTCCATACCTTCGGGTCGATGTCCTTGCGGTCCTTGCGCACCATGAGCTGCGGCGGGAAAGTTTCGCGCTCCTCGGTCGAGAGCGTGCGCGCGGGCATCGGCGTCAGCCAGATGTCGGCGTCAAGTCCGAGCTGATGCGAGGCATGGCCGGTGAGCATCGGCCCGCCGCGCGGTTGCGAAAGATCGCCGACCAGAATGCCGTTCCAGCCCTGCGCGACGCGCGGAACTCTTTGCGCGAAGCGCTCCAGGAACGAAATCAGGTTCGGGTGGCCCCAGTTGCGGTTGCGCGAGAGGCGCATCACCTGCCAGGTCTGGCCGTTCACCGGCAACGCGATTGCGCCCGCAAGGCATCCCTTCGAATAGAAACCGATCGCGCGCGCTTTCAGCGGCGCGGCATCCTTCGCGCGGCCGAACAGTTCTTTCGCGGGCGAGTCCGCGCGCGGTTCCTGCGCAGCCGCGAAGCCGGTGGCCAGCAAGGTCAGGGCGAGGGCGATGGGGAGCGGGCGCATGATTCGACTCTAGCGCACCAAAAGACTTGGACCAAAACGGGACAGGCGCAACGCTTGCGCGAAGTGCGCCGGGCAGCTTCAATGATCGGCGGATGCGGCGGACGGGAATGTTACGGGGTGAGTTATGCGTCGTCCGTTGTCCGCGCTTGCCTGTGTCATTGCATTGTTATGGTTCGCGCCGCCGGCGGAAGCCGAAGTCGTCGCCACCATCAACTTGAAACGTCAGGAAATGATCGTTTCGGTGAACGGGGTAGTCCGTCACCGCTGGCCGGTGTCCACGGCACGCCGCGGCTATCGCACGCCGGTCGGCCATTTCCGGCCGGTCCGGCTGGAGCGGACCTGGTACTCCTCGATCTACAACAACGCGCCGATGCCTTATTCCGTGTTTTTCCGGGGTGGTTACGCCATCCACGGCACGACCCAGACCGGGCGGCTGGGCCAGCCTGCGTCCCACGGTTGCGTGCGGCTCCATACCGCCAATGCGCGGCAATTGTTTTACTTGATTCGGCGGTACGGACCGGCAAATTCGCGGATACGGATTACGGGCTGAGGGATTCGACCATGAAAAAACTGATGGTAACGGCGTTCGCGCTGGCGATGCTGGCTGTTCCGGCACATGCGCAAAAGGCGAAGCCGGTCACGGAGCAGAAGCCGGTCGAGCCGCCGTCGATCGTGGTCACGATCTCGGTGCCGAAGCAGGAATTACGTGTCGTGGTCGATGGCGTCGAGCAGTATGTCTGGCCGGTTTCGACAGCAAGGCAGGGCGCGCTGACGCCTGCCGGTACCTTCAAGGTGCAGTCGATGAACGCGACTGCGATTTCGCGCCTCTTCAACAATGCGCCGATGCCGTGGGCGATTTTCTATGACGGCCATTACGCGATCCACGGCA is a window encoding:
- a CDS encoding amidohydrolase family protein, with amino-acid sequence MFDAHLHYNWEPKPYYNVEQVLEIFKRNNIKGILATSRPNVGTVALVEAKQSDVWVVPFIRQYKTRADIPTWFNDPSIYEMVLEEYKRGYYRGVGEFHIYGKAAASEYAAKLVRFAVEKDLYIHAHCDEQALEILFSHDKGARIIWAHTGFSTSPADLKALFKKYPTLMGELSFRGGITDSSGNLTPEWRELFTTHSDRFLLGTDTWITERWFQYDNLIKNYRNWLGQLPKEHADKIAFGNAERLFRSEKKQ
- the mobB gene encoding molybdopterin-guanine dinucleotide biosynthesis protein B → MRIIGLAGWSGSGKTTLVARVIPVLVGRGISVSTVKHAHKGFDVDLPGKDSHRHRTAGATEVFVTSGIRWAHIRELRNEPEPDLEDIVKIMNPVDLLIVEGFKRHRHPKLEIHRAEVGKPLLHPDDEYIVAIASDGPLPQAKVPVISLDDIEKVADVLTAEAMPAERMRGAAR
- a CDS encoding malonyl-CoA synthase, coding for MNYLYDALRGGARDDAKTLIELSDGSTRSYGDVFALAEKISSHLIRCGAQPGDRVAVQVEKSWQSLALYLGCVRAGAVFLPLNTAYPLAELEYFLGDAEPRVVVCKPENEEGVRALAKKLGVARVETLGTGGDGTLLANVADAPDVETVARGASDLAAILYTSGTTGRSKGAMLSQDNLLSNAQVLKDYWRFTGKDVLLHALPIYHTHGLFVATNVVLLAHASMIFLSKFDANEVMRLMPKATSMMGVPTFYVRLVEHPGLTREATKHMRLFVSGSAPLLAETHRAFSELTGHALLERYGMTETNMNTSNPYDGDRVPGTVGFPLPGVSLRIADAETGKVLPQGEIGVIEVKGPNVFGGYWRMPEKTAAEFRADGFFITGDVGKIDERGYVHIVGRAKDLVISGGFNVYPKEVEGEIDAITGVVESAVIGVPHPDLGEGVTAVVVRAKDSTLAEADVLAALEGRLAKFKQPKRVFFADDLPRNAMGKVQKNVLRETYGKTYSKNVA
- a CDS encoding cobalamin-binding protein codes for the protein MTAFPPRRIVCLTEETVETLYLLGEEARIVGVSGYAVRPARVRREKPRVSAFISADVPKILALEPDLVLTFSDLQAEIAASLIKSGIAVHAFNHRTVDGIFGMIVTVAALVGEPAKGARLNSELRERLDAAKAFAASLPLRPRVYFEEWDEPPITGIGWVSELIEAAGGVECFPELAGKSLAKDRIIAEADVIAARPDIIIGSWCGKKFRPEKVAARAGYAVIPAVRDGFVREIKSALILQPGPAALTDGLDGIAAIIGEWAALQHG
- a CDS encoding YIP1 family protein, giving the protein MDFGWIIARVQNILMRPKDEWYVVDGEEGSVQQVFTYAAVVAAIPALLGLLIGLIYIGPFAIVNAVIGYAFTFGFLYVAALIVDFLAPNFDTEKHFPSALKLVTYSATPGWVAVALSYVLGLIPALGAILALLLLIAAIVYYVYLFYYGILILMRAPVNKAIGYTAASIGIMFAAAFVFGMILAALRLAI
- the mepA gene encoding penicillin-insensitive murein endopeptidase encodes the protein MRPLPIALALTLLATGFAAAQEPRADSPAKELFGRAKDAAPLKARAIGFYSKGCLAGAIALPVNGQTWQVMRLSRNRNWGHPNLISFLERFAQRVPRVAQGWNGILVGDLSQPRGGPMLTGHASHQLGLDADIWLTPMPARTLSTEERETFPPQLMVRKDRKDIDPKVWTPGHVRVIRTAAEDPLVERIFVNAAIKKALCREAGSERAWLTKVRPYWGHDYHMHVRMKCPADSPACTPQPEPGGDDGCGAELESWFRESIINPPPPKVKPKPKPPLKMSELPAGCRDVLLAK
- a CDS encoding L,D-transpeptidase; protein product: MRRPLSALACVIALLWFAPPAEAEVVATINLKRQEMIVSVNGVVRHRWPVSTARRGYRTPVGHFRPVRLERTWYSSIYNNAPMPYSVFFRGGYAIHGTTQTGRLGQPASHGCVRLHTANARQLFYLIRRYGPANSRIRITG
- a CDS encoding L,D-transpeptidase, encoding MKKLMVTAFALAMLAVPAHAQKAKPVTEQKPVEPPSIVVTISVPKQELRVVVDGVEQYVWPVSTARQGALTPAGTFKVQSMNATAISRLFNNAPMPWAIFYDGHYAIHGTTAVSLLGRPASMGCTRLHPSNAKILFEMVKARGPHSLKVVVERDDQRISTTSLVR